The genomic segment GCGTGCCCGTGCGGGCGAAGGTCTGAAAAAGCAGGCGCACCGTTTCCTGCACCTGCAGGTCGGGATCGAGGACCATGCAGCCCCGCGCATCATAGATCAAGCCGGCCGGCAGGCCGCAGTGCAGTTCGCCCCGGCGTGCCTTGTTGAGAATCCCTCCGCGCAACCGCGCCCGCAACACATGAAGCTCCGCCTCGCTCATGGTTCCCTTCAACCCGAGCAGCAAGCGGTCATTGAAGTGCGCCGGATCGTAGAGGCCGTCCTCATCGAGGATCAAAGTGTCGGTCAGTGCGCAGATCTCCAGCAGCCTGTGCCAGTCGGCTGAGTTGCGCGCCAGGCGCGAAACCTCCAGCCCCAGCACGATGCCGGCGCGGCCCATGCCGACTTCAGTCACGAGCTTCTGAAAACCGACGCGGTCGACCGCGGAAGCGCCCGACTGGCCCAGATCCGAATCGATCACGATCACCCGGTCGCCCGGCCAGCCCAGTGCAAGGGCGCGCTGGCGCAGCGCGTACTGGCGCTCCGTGCTTTCGCTATTCTCGAAAACCTGCCGCATGGTCGACTGGCGCACGTACAGGTAGGCGTCGCGCTTCAGGTGGCCGGCAGTGACTTTCTGGTTGGATTCGATGCTCACGATTTCATCTCCTCTCTGCCCTGTAAGGCGATATCGGCTAGCACATGTACGATCTCGGCGTGAAGCTCCGAAAGCACCGGCCTTGGCGCCGGCCGAGTCCCCGATTGCGCCGCCAGTTCCCGAGAGATGGCGCGGCGCTCGATCCAGGCGGCGATCCCCTCTCTCAACAGCACGACCATGGCAAAATGCGGGCCCCCCGGCGAACCCGCTAGCCTGTGGCTGCGCAGCTCTTCGTAGGCCGCCACCGCACCGTCGGTTGCCGGGTTGCGGGGGATTACGGCCGTTTTTTTTCCTGGCGCGCAAGCGCCCGTTCGACGCTGCGGACATGGACCCTGCGGCCGAAACGCTCCAGAATGCGCCCGACCAAATCCGGCGGCCGCAATGAGGGGTCTTCGGACTTCAGTTTCTGAAGGAAGGTCATCACCTCGGCGTCGAGCTTGTGCCGGCGCCGCGGCCCGGGCTTTTGCGGTACCAGGGCTGCCAGACCGCCGCTCTCGAGCCGGGCCTGGGCCTGATAGAACGAAGGACGCGACAAGCCGAAGGCCGT from the Terriglobia bacterium genome contains:
- a CDS encoding helix-turn-helix domain-containing protein, producing MAKTKPPDPKAQALRQRDSLNPHPEKVADPLFATSDFFDARDLVQVKYEMVRKVQVDHQPVGSSATAFGLSRPSFYQAQARLESGGLAALVPQKPGPRRRHKLDAEVMTFLQKLKSEDPSLRPPDLVGRILERFGRRVHVRSVERALARQEKKRP